The following are encoded together in the Macadamia integrifolia cultivar HAES 741 chromosome 10, SCU_Mint_v3, whole genome shotgun sequence genome:
- the LOC122091115 gene encoding universal stress protein PHOS34-like, giving the protein MATTSKTEKSVIVVGIDDSDHSYYALHWVLDHFFAPSASNSPFKLVVVRAMPSPIAVVGFPGLAGAADVLPYVQPNYKPIASDIEDRVKETCSSKSAKDVLVEVAEGDPRNVLCEAVEKHHASILVVGNHGYGAIKRAVLGSVSDYCAHHAHCSVMIVKKPKIKH; this is encoded by the exons ATGGCGACGACGTCGAAGACAGAGAAATCGGTAATCGTGGTCGGAATCGACGATAGTGATCATAGCTACTACGCTCTCCACTGGGTACTCGATCACTTCTTCGCTCCTTCTGCTTCCAATTCTCCTTTTAAGCTCGTTGTCGTTCGCGCAATGCCCTCTCCTATTGCCGTTGTCGGATTTCCTGGACTTGCTG GAGCTGCCGATGTTTTGCCCTACGTGCAGCCCAATTACAAGCCGATTGCATCTGATATTGAAGACAGGGTGAAGGAGACCTGCAGCAGTAAATCG GCGAAGGATGTGCTAGTGGAAGTGGCGGAAGGAGATCCTAGGAATGTGCTCTGTGAGGCCGTGGAGAAACACCACGCATCCATATTAGTGGTGGGCAATCATGGTTATGGAGCTATAAAAAG GGCTGTTTTGGGCAGTGTAAGTGACTACTGTGCTCACCATGCTCACTGttctgtgatgattgtgaaaaAGCCCAAGATCAAGCATTAA
- the LOC122090848 gene encoding universal stress protein PHOS34-like → METTTTTTTTTAEKSVIVVGIDDSEHSFYALHWALDHFFAPFAPNPPFKLFVVHAKPSPSSAVGFAGPGAADVLPLVEADLKTIAARVLEKAKETCSSKWVNDVLMEVVEGDARNVLCEAVQKHHASILVVGSHGYGAIKRAVLGSVSDYCAHHAHCSVMIVKKPKIKN, encoded by the exons ATggagacgacgacgacgacgacgacgacgaccgCCGAGAAATCTGTAATTGTTGTGGGAATCGACGATAGCGAACATAGCTTCTATGCTCTCCACTGGGCTCTCGATCACTTCTTCGCTCCCTTCGCTCCCAATCCTCCTTTTAAGCTTTTTGTCGTTCACGCCAAGCCCTCTCCTTCTTCCGCTGTCGGATTCGCTGGACCTG GAGCTGCCGATGTTTTGCCTCTCGTGGAGGCGGATCTCAAGACGATCGCAGCTAGAGTTCTAGAGAAGGCGAAGGAGACCTGCAGCAGCAAATGG GTGAATGATGTGCTAATGGAAGTGGTGGAAGGAGATGCTAGGAATGTCCTCTGTGAGGCCGTGCAGAAACACCACGCATCCATATTGGTGGTGGGAAGTCATGGTTATGGAGCTATAAAAAG GGCTGTTTTGGGCAGTGTAAGTGACTACTGTGCTCACCATGCTCATTGttctgtgatgattgtgaaaaAGCCCAAGATCAAGAATTAA